One part of the Halobacteria archaeon AArc-dxtr1 genome encodes these proteins:
- the gyrA gene encoding DNA gyrase subunit A, with translation MSSDVPDPTDVSAQTVETVRIEDEMEQSYIDYAMSVIAGRALPDVRDGLKPVHRRILYAMHEMGVSSGSSHRKSSSIVGETMGDYHPHGDSAIYDTLVRMAQDFSMRYPLVDGQGNFGSMDGDPAAAPRYTEARMASIAEELLEDIDKDTVDFQSNYDDRLQEPTVLPAAFPNLLVNGSSGIAVGMSTNIPPHNLGEVVDATIELIDDPEATVEDLMEHVKGPDFPTGANIVGRDAIYSAYKTGRGRIRVRAEFEVEEWKNGRERIVVTELPYQANKARIVERIAEDVTEGEIEGISDLRDESDRDGVRVVIECKRGANVEVVKNKLLENHLERTFGVINLALVDGQPQVLSLKETLEEYISHRREVVRRRSEHDLAEAEDRAHILEGRLKAVENADDVVELIRNSEDRSAARAGLQDAFGFSEAQAQHIVRMQLGSLTSMETAEIEAEYEDVQAEIERLTTILESEQELLSVIKDELREAKAEYADDRRTSIVEDHGTVTHEDLIPEEEVVVVMTEDDYVKRMSLDTFDPQGRGGKGIIGADVKDDDRVTTVFRANTHDYLLCFTNHGQVYRLKTYEIPEMGRTARGKSAVNILDLDPGEEITAVVDTDEFEPDECVTMATKHGYVKRTPGEAFENILSTGIIAAKLEDGDELVDVEVTDGSTDLVVGTEQGMTIRFDESEVRSMGRNARGVNGIKLQDSDAVAGLVATDEGDDRALLTVTRNGYGKRTPLSEYRTQSRYGKGLIDIKTNERNGPVTAIKAVAEDDQVLAMSERGQIMRTRVEEISSVSRNTMGVTVMDVDADDAVASVDVVPAAVGTDADDD, from the coding sequence ATGAGTTCAGACGTACCCGACCCAACCGACGTATCGGCCCAGACGGTAGAGACCGTCCGCATTGAAGACGAGATGGAGCAGAGTTACATCGACTACGCGATGTCCGTCATCGCGGGGCGGGCCCTCCCGGACGTCCGGGACGGCCTGAAGCCGGTCCACCGGCGCATCCTGTATGCGATGCACGAGATGGGTGTCTCGAGCGGGTCGAGCCACCGAAAGTCCTCCTCGATCGTCGGGGAGACGATGGGTGACTACCACCCCCACGGCGACAGCGCGATCTACGACACCCTGGTTCGGATGGCCCAGGACTTCTCGATGCGCTACCCACTGGTCGACGGTCAGGGGAACTTCGGTTCGATGGACGGCGATCCGGCCGCCGCACCGCGGTATACCGAGGCTCGGATGGCTTCGATCGCCGAGGAGTTACTCGAGGACATCGACAAGGACACCGTCGACTTTCAGTCGAACTACGACGATCGACTCCAGGAGCCGACGGTCTTGCCCGCGGCGTTTCCGAACCTGCTGGTAAATGGCTCCTCGGGGATCGCGGTCGGCATGTCGACGAACATTCCGCCGCACAATTTAGGCGAGGTCGTCGACGCGACGATCGAACTGATCGACGACCCCGAGGCGACGGTCGAGGACCTGATGGAGCACGTCAAGGGTCCCGACTTCCCGACGGGTGCGAACATCGTCGGCCGGGATGCCATCTACTCGGCGTACAAGACCGGGCGCGGTCGTATCCGCGTCCGCGCCGAGTTCGAAGTCGAGGAGTGGAAGAACGGACGCGAGCGCATCGTCGTCACGGAACTACCCTACCAGGCCAACAAGGCCCGGATCGTCGAGCGCATCGCCGAGGACGTCACCGAGGGCGAGATTGAGGGAATCTCGGACCTGCGTGACGAATCCGACCGCGACGGCGTCCGCGTCGTCATCGAGTGCAAGCGCGGCGCCAACGTCGAGGTAGTGAAGAACAAGCTGCTCGAGAACCACTTAGAGCGCACCTTCGGCGTCATCAACCTCGCACTGGTTGACGGACAGCCTCAGGTTCTCTCGCTGAAAGAGACGCTCGAAGAGTACATCAGCCACCGCCGGGAGGTCGTCCGCCGACGCAGCGAACACGACCTCGCCGAGGCCGAGGATCGAGCCCACATCTTAGAGGGGCGACTGAAGGCGGTGGAGAACGCAGATGACGTTGTCGAACTGATCCGAAACAGCGAGGATCGATCGGCCGCCAGAGCCGGGTTACAGGACGCGTTCGGATTCTCCGAGGCCCAGGCCCAGCACATCGTCCGGATGCAACTTGGTAGTCTCACCTCGATGGAGACCGCCGAGATCGAAGCCGAGTACGAGGACGTCCAGGCCGAAATCGAACGCCTAACGACGATCTTAGAGAGCGAGCAGGAGTTGCTCTCGGTCATCAAGGACGAACTGCGCGAAGCGAAAGCCGAGTACGCCGACGACCGTCGCACCTCGATCGTCGAGGACCACGGGACGGTTACTCACGAGGATCTGATTCCGGAGGAGGAGGTCGTCGTCGTGATGACGGAAGACGATTACGTCAAGCGCATGTCTCTGGATACCTTCGATCCGCAGGGTCGAGGTGGAAAGGGGATCATCGGCGCGGACGTCAAAGACGACGACCGCGTCACGACGGTCTTCCGGGCGAACACCCACGATTACCTGCTTTGCTTTACCAACCACGGGCAGGTCTATCGCCTGAAGACCTACGAGATCCCCGAGATGGGCCGGACCGCCCGCGGGAAGTCGGCAGTCAACATCCTGGATCTCGATCCCGGCGAGGAGATCACGGCCGTCGTCGATACCGACGAGTTCGAGCCCGACGAGTGTGTTACGATGGCGACGAAACACGGCTACGTCAAACGGACGCCGGGCGAGGCGTTCGAGAACATCCTCTCGACGGGGATCATCGCGGCGAAACTCGAGGACGGTGACGAGCTCGTCGACGTCGAGGTGACCGACGGCTCCACGGACCTAGTTGTCGGAACCGAACAGGGGATGACGATCCGATTCGACGAGAGTGAGGTGCGGTCGATGGGGCGCAACGCCCGTGGCGTCAACGGAATTAAGCTTCAAGACAGCGATGCAGTCGCCGGTCTCGTCGCGACCGACGAGGGCGACGACCGGGCACTGCTGACGGTGACGCGAAACGGCTACGGAAAGCGTACGCCCCTCTCCGAGTACCGGACGCAGTCGCGGTACGGAAAAGGACTGATCGACATCAAGACCAACGAACGAAACGGACCGGTGACGGCGATCAAAGCCGTCGCAGAAGACGATCAGGTGCTCGCGATGAGCGAGCGCGGACAGATCATGCGGACGCGGGTCGAAGAAATCTCCTCGGTGAGTCGGAACACGATGGGCGTCACCGTCATGGACGTCGACGCCGATGATGCCGTCGCGAGCGTCGACGTAGTTCCGGCCGCCGTGGGAACCGATGCAGACGACGACTAA
- a CDS encoding metal cation transporter, translating into MRTDALSDAPRWLLAIGPAVILGAIFVVLYLTSPFGDISGVENASTLEILWMLTLIGALAGIVPVAIGMLWFPFIRGLEPRYLHAFLALAAGVLAFIAVEMTEEIFENGAEAETTFQLAGSLPELGPMVLTGILAVVGVGGTFAVMYAASEWRQRTMADTQKSGLEIAYLVALALGLHSIGEGLGIGVAFIQGDATLLTLLVLAFILHNVMEGPTVVAAVARDAEAPPLRHFAAMGVIAGGPVILGGWIGSFAEAPLLAVLFYAIAVGAIVQVLIEVAELIRFDAEAVLTRINAVTFAVGFVLMFLLEDVLTEVLLEGWLVPA; encoded by the coding sequence GATGGCTCCTCGCGATCGGACCTGCGGTAATCCTCGGAGCGATCTTTGTCGTGTTGTATCTGACATCGCCCTTTGGCGATATCTCCGGCGTCGAGAACGCGAGCACGCTCGAAATACTCTGGATGTTGACACTTATCGGCGCACTCGCCGGGATCGTCCCCGTCGCAATTGGCATGCTCTGGTTTCCGTTCATTCGTGGGCTCGAGCCGCGATACCTCCACGCCTTCCTCGCGCTCGCTGCCGGTGTTCTCGCGTTCATCGCAGTAGAGATGACCGAAGAGATCTTCGAAAACGGAGCCGAAGCCGAGACGACGTTCCAACTCGCCGGCTCGCTTCCGGAACTGGGCCCGATGGTGTTGACCGGCATTTTAGCAGTCGTCGGCGTCGGCGGCACCTTCGCCGTCATGTACGCCGCAAGCGAATGGCGCCAGCGGACGATGGCCGACACGCAAAAGAGCGGCCTGGAGATCGCGTATCTGGTCGCGCTCGCGCTCGGACTCCACAGCATCGGTGAGGGGCTCGGTATCGGCGTTGCGTTCATTCAGGGCGACGCAACGCTGTTGACGCTGCTCGTCCTCGCGTTTATCCTGCACAACGTAATGGAGGGACCGACCGTTGTGGCCGCAGTCGCCCGCGACGCAGAGGCGCCGCCGCTGCGACACTTCGCCGCGATGGGTGTTATCGCCGGTGGGCCGGTAATCCTCGGAGGCTGGATCGGCAGCTTCGCGGAGGCGCCGCTGTTGGCCGTCCTCTTTTATGCGATTGCCGTCGGGGCAATCGTGCAGGTCCTCATCGAGGTCGCCGAACTCATTCGGTTCGACGCCGAGGCGGTACTCACCCGGATCAACGCCGTAACGTTCGCCGTCGGGTTCGTGCTTATGTTTCTACTCGAAGACGTCCTCACGGAGGTCTTACTCGAGGGGTGGCTTGTTCCCGCCTGA
- a CDS encoding potassium channel family protein: MQPVFLLVGTAVLLTVIVDILWTTLWVDGGSGPVSSRVATWTWRGLRSASNDNPRVLSTAGPLILTLTLATWIALLWLGWTLLFAGGRTALVSAHTGDPATWSGYAYYVAYTMFTNGNGDYTPTSATWEIASSLTTATGMALVTLGVSYILTVLGAVSEKRSFASDVTGLGERSEDLVKAGWGREEDFDGLALPLESLATQLSLLADQHKAYPILHYYHSERSDRASAVAVPILDDALTVFEHGIPAEAGPSSTLLRTTQASVDSYLETLDTAFIEPADEAPPPPELDRLREVGVPTDDEAFGDAVADRRERRRKLLGVVRADAWQWPPVDD; encoded by the coding sequence ATGCAACCGGTTTTCCTCCTCGTCGGGACCGCCGTCCTCCTGACGGTGATCGTGGACATTCTCTGGACGACGCTCTGGGTCGACGGGGGCTCTGGCCCCGTCTCGAGTCGCGTGGCGACCTGGACCTGGCGCGGGCTTCGCTCCGCGAGCAACGATAACCCGAGAGTCCTGAGCACCGCCGGGCCGCTCATCCTCACACTCACGCTCGCGACGTGGATCGCGCTCCTGTGGCTCGGCTGGACACTCCTGTTCGCTGGCGGTCGAACCGCTCTCGTCAGCGCGCACACGGGCGATCCAGCCACGTGGTCGGGGTACGCCTACTACGTCGCCTACACGATGTTCACGAACGGTAACGGGGACTACACGCCCACGAGCGCTACCTGGGAGATCGCCAGCTCGCTCACGACGGCGACGGGGATGGCCTTGGTCACACTGGGGGTCTCGTATATCCTGACCGTGCTCGGCGCCGTCTCCGAGAAGCGCTCGTTCGCCAGCGACGTCACCGGTCTGGGCGAACGAAGTGAGGACCTGGTGAAAGCAGGCTGGGGTCGCGAGGAGGATTTCGACGGGTTGGCCCTCCCGCTTGAGTCACTGGCAACCCAGCTCAGCTTGCTGGCCGATCAGCACAAGGCGTACCCGATCCTCCACTACTACCACAGCGAGCGCAGCGACCGCGCCTCGGCCGTGGCCGTCCCGATTCTGGACGACGCGCTCACCGTCTTCGAGCACGGCATTCCGGCGGAGGCCGGGCCGAGTTCTACGCTCCTCCGAACTACCCAGGCGAGTGTCGACAGCTACCTCGAGACGCTCGACACCGCCTTTATCGAGCCCGCCGACGAGGCTCCGCCCCCGCCGGAGCTAGATCGGCTGCGCGAGGTGGGTGTTCCGACAGACGACGAGGCGTTCGGCGACGCCGTCGCCGACCGCCGCGAGCGCCGCCGGAAGCTTCTCGGCGTGGTGCGGGCAGACGCGTGGCAGTGGCCGCCCGTAGACGACTGA
- a CDS encoding Rrf2 family transcriptional regulator, with amino-acid sequence MSSIELTPSQKKILRALTNLHNKSNDAIKGEDIANQVDRNPGTIRNQMQSLKALQLVEGVPGPKGGYKPTAAAYEALEIQQMDDPAAVPIQYEGEPVDDVIVEEIDLSSVHHPELCRAEIHLQGSMDAIGDEASVVVGPTPLSKLQITGTVDGKDDTNNVLILRIDEMVAPAGDAEH; translated from the coding sequence ATGTCATCGATTGAACTCACCCCCAGCCAGAAGAAAATACTTCGTGCACTGACGAATCTTCACAACAAGAGCAACGACGCGATCAAAGGCGAGGATATCGCGAACCAAGTCGACCGAAATCCCGGAACGATTCGTAACCAGATGCAGAGCCTGAAGGCTCTCCAACTGGTCGAGGGCGTTCCCGGCCCCAAAGGCGGCTACAAACCGACTGCCGCGGCCTACGAAGCTCTGGAAATCCAGCAGATGGACGATCCGGCGGCAGTCCCTATCCAGTACGAGGGCGAACCCGTCGACGACGTTATCGTCGAGGAGATCGATCTCTCGAGCGTCCACCACCCAGAACTCTGTCGCGCCGAGATCCACCTCCAGGGGTCGATGGATGCCATCGGCGACGAGGCCTCGGTCGTGGTCGGTCCAACCCCGCTCTCGAAGCTACAGATCACCGGTACCGTCGACGGAAAAGACGACACCAACAACGTGCTGATCCTCCGAATCGACGAGATGGTGGCGCCAGCCGGCGACGCCGAGCACTGA
- the gyrB gene encoding DNA topoisomerase (ATP-hydrolyzing) subunit B codes for MSQESEYGAGQIQVLEGLEAVRKRPAMYIGSTDTRGLHHLVYEVVDNSIDEALAGHCDEISVTIREDGGVTVADDGRGIPVDTHAEYDRPALEVILTVLHAGGKFDNKSYQVSGGLHGVGVSVVNALSGRLEVEVKRDGGLFRHAFERGEPAGEMERARDLEPDEENGTAITFWPDEDIFETTDFAFSTLSNRLRELAFLNSGVRITLRDERERDESGDPVAETYEYDGGIREFVEYLNETRSALHDDVVYFEGEDQNIQVEVALQATEELQGSIHAFANNINTREGGTHLTGFKTALTRVVNDYANENDLLSDIEENLKGEDIREGLTAVISVKHPDPQFEGQTKTKLGNSEVRGIVEGTMHEGLGTYFEEHPDTAQGIVMKAVEAAKARKAAKKAEELTRRKSALESTSLPGKLADCQTKDPTEAELFVAEGDSAGGSAKQARNPEFQAVLPIKGKILNVEKHRLDRILENDEIRNLITAIGAGIGDEFDIEDVRYEKIIMATDADVDGAHIRTLLLTFFYRHMRPLLENGYVYATQPPLYRIRYRGETYDAMTDVERDEIVEEKCDGSPTRVQRFKGLGEMNPEQLWETTMNPENRILKRITIEDAAAADKMFSVLMGDAVEPRKQFIKDNAPEAEWIDI; via the coding sequence ATGTCTCAGGAAAGTGAGTACGGTGCCGGACAAATCCAGGTCTTAGAGGGGCTGGAGGCCGTACGCAAGCGACCGGCGATGTACATCGGGTCCACGGACACCCGCGGGCTCCACCACCTCGTCTACGAAGTCGTCGACAACTCCATCGACGAGGCCTTAGCCGGCCACTGCGACGAGATATCCGTCACGATCCGCGAGGACGGCGGCGTCACCGTCGCCGACGACGGTCGTGGGATCCCAGTCGATACCCACGCCGAGTACGACCGCCCCGCCCTCGAGGTCATTCTGACCGTCCTCCACGCCGGCGGGAAGTTCGACAACAAGTCCTACCAGGTCTCTGGCGGCCTCCACGGCGTCGGCGTCAGCGTCGTCAACGCCCTCTCTGGACGGCTCGAGGTCGAAGTCAAACGCGACGGCGGCCTCTTTCGGCACGCATTCGAGCGCGGCGAACCCGCAGGCGAGATGGAACGCGCTCGAGACCTCGAACCGGACGAGGAGAACGGTACCGCGATCACGTTCTGGCCGGACGAAGACATCTTCGAGACGACCGACTTCGCGTTCTCGACGCTCTCGAACCGGCTTCGGGAGCTCGCCTTCCTGAACTCCGGCGTCCGTATCACGCTTCGCGACGAGCGCGAGCGCGACGAGTCCGGTGATCCCGTTGCCGAGACCTACGAGTACGACGGCGGCATCCGCGAGTTCGTCGAGTACCTGAACGAGACGCGATCTGCGCTCCACGACGACGTCGTCTACTTCGAGGGCGAAGATCAGAACATCCAGGTCGAAGTCGCTCTGCAGGCAACCGAGGAGCTTCAGGGCTCGATTCACGCGTTCGCGAACAACATCAACACTCGCGAGGGGGGCACGCACCTGACCGGGTTCAAGACCGCGCTCACGCGCGTGGTCAACGACTACGCCAACGAGAACGACCTCCTCTCGGACATAGAGGAGAACCTCAAAGGCGAGGACATTCGAGAGGGGCTCACCGCAGTAATCTCGGTGAAACACCCCGATCCACAGTTCGAGGGACAGACCAAGACCAAACTCGGAAACTCGGAAGTGCGGGGCATCGTCGAGGGCACGATGCACGAGGGACTGGGCACCTACTTCGAGGAACATCCAGATACGGCCCAGGGAATCGTGATGAAAGCCGTCGAGGCCGCCAAGGCCCGCAAGGCGGCCAAAAAGGCCGAGGAACTCACGCGCCGGAAATCGGCCCTCGAGTCGACCTCCCTACCTGGCAAACTGGCCGACTGCCAGACGAAAGATCCCACAGAGGCCGAACTGTTCGTCGCGGAGGGAGACTCCGCAGGCGGCAGTGCAAAGCAGGCCAGAAACCCCGAGTTCCAGGCAGTTCTCCCGATAAAGGGGAAGATCTTGAACGTCGAGAAACACCGGCTCGATCGGATTCTGGAGAACGATGAGATTCGGAACCTGATCACCGCCATCGGCGCGGGAATCGGCGACGAGTTCGACATCGAGGACGTCCGCTACGAGAAGATCATCATGGCGACAGACGCCGACGTCGACGGCGCCCACATCCGAACCCTTCTGCTGACGTTCTTCTATCGCCATATGCGCCCGCTGCTGGAGAACGGCTACGTCTACGCGACACAGCCCCCGCTGTACCGAATTCGGTATCGCGGCGAGACCTACGACGCGATGACCGACGTAGAGCGCGACGAGATCGTCGAAGAGAAGTGTGACGGCTCGCCGACACGAGTTCAGCGATTCAAGGGATTAGGCGAGATGAACCCAGAACAGCTCTGGGAGACGACGATGAACCCCGAGAATCGCATCTTAAAACGCATTACCATCGAGGACGCCGCCGCAGCGGACAAGATGTTCTCCGTGCTGATGGGCGACGCCGTCGAGCCCCGCAAGCAGTTCATCAAGGACAACGCGCCGGAAGCCGAGTGGATCGACATCTAG